One Candidatus Hydrothermales bacterium genomic region harbors:
- a CDS encoding methyltransferase, which produces MEEYKEFEFFRGKVRFRQPKAHRLSIVEILFVANLKGIRRKSKVVDLGAGFGALSILVALKYGCHVWAVERDPYMLELLRYNLEVNGLKQKVHVVGEDIRSLKNSFGLQYFDVVVANPPFYRGNDSTNIYHHEQDTSLEDFIKIGGFLLKDGGSFNLLIASNRMIDSIFFMKNNNIGVASLRFFYPK; this is translated from the coding sequence GTTTGAATTTTTCAGGGGAAAGGTAAGGTTCAGACAGCCAAAAGCTCACAGGCTTTCAATAGTGGAAATTCTTTTTGTTGCAAATCTGAAGGGTATAAGAAGAAAATCTAAAGTTGTAGACCTTGGTGCTGGCTTTGGTGCTCTTTCCATCCTTGTGGCCCTGAAGTATGGATGCCATGTATGGGCTGTGGAGAGGGACCCTTACATGCTGGAGCTTCTCAGGTATAACTTAGAGGTAAACGGATTGAAACAAAAAGTACATGTGGTTGGTGAAGATATTAGGTCTTTGAAAAATTCTTTTGGATTGCAATACTTTGATGTAGTTGTGGCAAACCCACCCTTTTACAGGGGTAATGATAGCACAAACATTTATCATCATGAACAGGATACGAGCCTTGAAGATTTTATAAAAATTGGCGGTTTTTTACTGAAGGATGGTGGTAGTTTTAATCTGTTGATAGCATCAAATCGCATGATTGATTCAATATTTTTTATGAAAAACAATAATATTGGCGTAGCATCCTTAAGGTTTTTCTATCCAAAA